Proteins encoded within one genomic window of Lynx canadensis isolate LIC74 chromosome B2, mLynCan4.pri.v2, whole genome shotgun sequence:
- the LOC116738098 gene encoding transcription factor EB-like, whose protein sequence is MQLMREQVQQEEQRERMQQQAVMHYIAAAAAQQQQQQLGGPPTPAINTPVHFQSPPPVPGEVLKVQSYLENPTSYHRSSPGPEGAGVTCPRPTGTSSPPTSAPAQGSPKPLPGCLPGGAGRTRDVLLSWQQCSQQPHGHGCTLAPTPRGSLMSSTTLCVWMTSWASSILKLRCQHA, encoded by the exons ATGCAGCTCATGCGGGAGCAGGTACAGCAGGAGGAACAGCGGGAGCGCATGCAGCAGCAGGCCGTCATGCATTACattgcagcagcagcagcgcagcagcagcagcagcagctgggtgGGCCGCCCACCCCGGCCATCAACACCCCCGTCCACTTCCAGTCTCCGCCACCTGTGCCTGGGGAGGTCCTGAAG gTGCAGTCCTACCTGGAGAACCCTACCTCCTACCACCGCAGCAGTCCGGGACCAGAAGGTGCGGGAGTAACCTGTCCGAGACCTACGGGAACAAGTTCGCCGCCCACATCAGCCCCCGCCCAGGGCTCCCCGAAGCCCCTGCCCGGCTGCCTCCCCGGGGGTGCGGGCCGGACACGTGATGTCCTCCTCAGCTGGCAACAGTGCTCCCAACAGCCCCATGGCCATGGTTGCACATTGGCTCCAACCCCGAGAGGGAG tttgaTGTCATCGACAACATTATGTGTCTGGATGACGTCCTGGGCTTCATCAATCCTGAAACTCAGATGCCAACACG CTTAG